The Desulfonatronum thiodismutans genome contains the following window.
CCTGCATGACCGGGGATTGGACTTGATCCTGGTTTCCTCCGGGGCCGTAGCCGCGGGAAGGCGCGTGATTTCGAGTTTGTGCCTGGATGGCCATTTGCCAGAAAAGCAGGCCGCCGCGGCCATAGGGCAAAGCCGGTTGATGCACGCCTATGACGAGGCTTTCGAACGGTTCGGGAAGGTCACCGCCCAGATTTTACTGACCAAGGACGACCTTCGAAGTCGGACGCGGTTTCTGAACGCTCGACATACGTTTCAGACCCTGCTGACCTGGCGGGCCATACCCATAGTGAATGAAAACGACTCCGTGGCTGTCCAGGAGCTGAAATTCGGCGACAATGACAGCTTGGCCAGTTTGCTGCTGAACATGGTTGAAGCGGATTTGTTCATTAATTTGACCTCAGCGTTGGGCGTTTTCGAGGACAATCCGGACGAGAATCCCAAGGCCCGATGCCTGGATTGCATTCCGGACATCCTGGCCCTGGAGCCCTCGGCGTTGTGCCGCGGGAAGACCGGGGCGGGGTCCGGGGGGATGTACAGCAAGCTCCTGGCCGCCAAACGGGCGGCGCAACTGGGCGTGCCGACCTTGATCGTATCTGGAAAGGAGAAGTTCTCCCTGGAAAAAGTATTTGACGGCGATATGCTGGGAACCTGGGTGATGCCCCAGGAAAAGAGCATATCCCGACGCAAGTTCTGGATGGCCTACAACCAGGAACCGGATGGGGAGATCTGGGTGGATCAGGGAGCGGCAAACGCCTTGCGGCAAGGAGGTAAAAGCCTCTTGCCCGCCGGGATCAGCCATATTGAAGGCAACTTCGGCGCTGGGGCCTTGGTGCGGATCATGGATT
Protein-coding sequences here:
- the proB gene encoding glutamate 5-kinase codes for the protein MNDWVTHRRQVLEKARRVLIKVGSAVLTSDQGLDLRVVSRLADQMSSLHDRGLDLILVSSGAVAAGRRVISSLCLDGHLPEKQAAAAIGQSRLMHAYDEAFERFGKVTAQILLTKDDLRSRTRFLNARHTFQTLLTWRAIPIVNENDSVAVQELKFGDNDSLASLLLNMVEADLFINLTSALGVFEDNPDENPKARCLDCIPDILALEPSALCRGKTGAGSGGMYSKLLAAKRAAQLGVPTLIVSGKEKFSLEKVFDGDMLGTWVMPQEKSISRRKFWMAYNQEPDGEIWVDQGAANALRQGGKSLLPAGISHIEGNFGAGALVRIMDSKGQSLGVGLSNYKAAELKRIMGRKSAEIAGILGQCLYSEAVHRDNMLMNVAS